One genomic segment of Naumovozyma castellii chromosome 9, complete genome includes these proteins:
- the RPS14B gene encoding 40S ribosomal protein uS11 (ancestral locus Anc_1.146), with amino-acid sequence MANDLVQARDASQVFGVARIFASFNDTFVHVTDLSGKETICRVTGGMKVKADRDESSPYAAMLAAQDVAAKCKEVGITAVHVKIRATGGTRTKTPGPGGQAALRALARSGLRIGRIEDVTPVPSDSTRKKGGRRGRRL; translated from the exons ATGGCTAACG ATCTCGTCCAAGCTCGTGACGCATCCCAAGTCTTTGGTGTTGCTAGAATTTTCGCATCCTTCAATGATACTTTTGTCCATGTCACTGATTTATCCGGTAAGGAAACTATCTGTAGAGTTACCGGTGGTATGAAGGTGAAGGCTGATAGAGATGAATCATCTCCTTACGCTGCCATGCTAGCTGCACAAGATGTTGCTGCCAAGTGTAAGGAAGTTGGTATCACCGCGGTTCATGTTAAGATTAGAGCCACTGGTGGTACTAGAACTAAGACTCCAGGTCCAGGTGGTCAAGCTGCTTTGAGAGCTTTGGCCAGATCTGGTTTGAGAATTGGTCGTATTGAAGATGTTACACCTGTCCCATCCGATTCTACAAGAAAGAAGGGTGGTAGAAGAGGTAGAAGATTATGA
- the NCAS0I03070 gene encoding uncharacterized protein → MFNYLISKFPRPTIITVTKRETTFQNMASQLTNFWQFLTNVFAIPDDEKEDIFKPRETLEGKIEARLEGIILDPKYKDSKKISEGDWKFNDYYKCVPSYNPVLTNICHDMRALGQCTDVGKSCINSSSESLSSEQKAVLIIRGPYGTENPTLFMYKEEAHPINTANFLPLVEKYGGAHKVSAILSSETDHFTLKKLECEPNKDEKGDTLSIIYEHLERTIDMIPPVFFLGFHQTESQMPLVTLIRNYCYTLKLEMGTPTAVEISKLLNSTGAEIRWQLRYNDRERLRGYLSDCYFLAGIMLLGILPGLGCGINRIFINDAKSCFEILKRIDSTEDPDQEKFRIRYISSNPSVDIVKLCMEVNPEENIDIQQMILPISSSSSSSSVSSTLRTASPYGR, encoded by the coding sequence ATGTTTAATTATTTGATCAGTAAATTTCCAAGGCCAACCATCATCACTGTCACTAAAAGAGAAAcaacatttcaaaatatggCGTCACAGCTCACCAACTTCTGGCAGTTTTTAACAAATGTCTTTGCAATCCCTGATGACGAGAAGGAGGATATATTCAAACCAAGGGAGACCCTAGAAGGGAAGATAGAGGCAAGGCTGGAGGGAATCATATTAGACCCGAAATATAAAGATAGCAAGAAAATATCAGAAGGAGACTggaaatttaatgattatTACAAATGTGTCCCTTCATATAATCCGGTTCTTACCAATATTTGCCATGACATGAGGGCTTTAGGCCAGTGCACAGATGTTGGAAAGTCCTGtatcaattcatcttcagaaTCACTTTCTTCAGAACAAAAGGCGGTTCTTATCATTCGTGGGCCTTACGGTACTGAAAATCCAACGTTGTTTATGTATAAGGAGGAAGCTCATCCCATTAACACTGCAAACTTCTTACCATTGGTAGAGAAATATGGAGGAGCACATAAAGTGAGTGctattctttcttctgaAACAGACCATTTcactttgaagaaattagaatGTGAACCAAATAAAGATGAGAAAGGAGATACACTCAGCATCATTTATGAACACTTAGAGCGAACAATAGATATGATTCCACCTGTCTTCTTTCTTGGGTTCCATCAAACGGAAAGCCAAATGCCTTTGGTTACTCTTATACGTAATTATTGTTACACTCTGAAACTTGAAATGGGAACTCCAACAGCAGTGGAGATATcaaaattgttgaattcAACAGGAGCAGAAATACGCTGGCAATTACGTTATAATGATCGCGAACGATTGCGGGGTTATTTGAGTGATTGTTACTTCTTGGCGGGAATTATGTTACTGGGAATCCTTCCAGGTTTAGGTTGTGGTATAAATCGgattttcattaatgatgCTAAGAGTTGTTTTGAGATATTAAAAAGAATTGACAGTACAGAAGATCCAGATCAGGAAAAGTTTCGTATTCGGTATATATCGTCTAACCCTAGTGTTGATATTGTTAAACTCTGCATGGAAGTTAACCCTGAAGAGAATATTGATATACAGCAAATGATTTTACCCATTAGTAGTAGTTCTAGCAGTTCCTCGGTTTCTTCGACTCTACGAACCGCATCACCCTATGGTCGTTAA
- the NCAS0I03080 gene encoding uncharacterized protein: MITDYREREAMSFDINDLKNRYNMVCTNINVLTMHNRVQTNESSILKKIDAFADGVATSAQAIAGTNLEFLDVTAENQHRLNYVGLVGCCTAALWKISACFPREKIRRWLNNVIRVFWMNVKKWAFGSNVAIAEYFRRKWHNFLGWGRKKKVKIGSIEGGTMNDNLE, translated from the coding sequence ATGATAACTGATTACAGGGAAAGAGAAGCAATGTCCTTTGATATTAATGACCTCAAAAATCGGTACAATATGGTATGCACGAATATCAATGTATTAACCATGCACAACCGTGTTCAAACAAATGAAAGCAgtattttaaaaaaaatagacGCCTTTGCCGATGGCGTTGCAACAAGCGCCCAAGCCATTGCAGGGACCAACTTGGAGTTCCTTGATGTAACTGCAGAAAATCAACATCGCCTGAATTACGTTGGCCTTGTCGGTTGTTGCACTGCTGCcctttggaaaatatctGCATGCTTCCCACGGGAGAAGATAAGAAGATGGCTGAATAATGTTATAAGAGTCTTTTGGATGAATGTCAAAAAATGGGCATTCGGTTCCAATGTGGCCATTGCTGAATATTTCAGAAGAAAATGGCACAATTTCTTGGGATGgggaagaaagaaaaaagtaAAAATTGGTTCAATTGAAGGCGGGACGATGAATGATAACCTCGAATAA